TTTCGAGTTCTTTTCGCCGTAAGCTTGCGCACCTTGTTGCACGAGTTGCTTCGAATGTTTGATCGAAATCGCAAGGCTAAACAGACGAATAATAAAGAAAATCAGTAAAATAATAAAAGCCATGATGTTCCTCCCAATTAAATAAAGTCAATTTATTCTTATATTTTATAGTTTGCCATTTCCAATTGCTATTAACTAATTATTAAATGTATAGAAACCATCAACTTTTTTGGTATTTTGAAATGATTTTATATAATCAATGTGTAAAACATAATATAAATTAACAGTTAAGCGTAAAAATAATACAGTTAGGCAAAAATCGAAATGTTTAAGATGTTGATTTGTTATATTAATAGTGTGATAAATAAGATTTAAGGGGGAATACAATTGGAGAAATTCAATAAATGTAACACTTTTGCACTTAGAAAACTATCAATGGGTGTCTCTTCCATCATGATTGCATCGGGATTGTTTATCGTAGCGGGACAAGATGGACAAGCAGCAGAAAACGCACAAGTAGCAGATGTTCAGCAGCAAGACATAACTCAGAAGCCGCAAGAATCCAATGAAGCACAAATAGAAGTGAAGCAACAAGACATCACGCAATCACAACCTCAAGAAACGAAAAAAGTATTGGGTTCTAGCGATTCAATCTCTTTGAATGATAAGCCTGAAACCAGCGAATCGCCTCTAGTCAAACAACCTGCTCCTTCTGAAAAAACAACAACTGATCCAACAGAAGTTGATCATAAAAAAGTATCTGACACTCTTCCGCAAAGACCTCCAGTTACTGAAAAGGGCAATAGTAAGACAATGGTATCAGAAAAAGACACGTCGCAAACAGCCCCTACTGAAAAGCCAGAGTTAGATCCAGAGTTTTCAGTAGTGGACCGACAAAATAAAGATAAAGACCTAGAGGAACAAACAAAGCCGGCACAAAAGCCAGAGTTAGATCCAGAGTTTTCGGTAGTCGACCAACAAAATAAAGACAAGAATCCAAAGAATAAAACGGAGCAACAATCTAAAGCGACAGAAGCGCCAAAGAAAGATGTAAAACCAAAACCAGCTGAGCAAACTAAAAAAGTCGTTGCACCGCGTTCAAAAGCAACAGCCCAACCCGCACGTACCACTTCGCATGGGCAAACACAAACAACACCAGCACCAACGATTACTGATAAAGTCAAATCGCTAGTTAAATCTAAGTTTATTAATAGAGATCCGATTATTTTTGTACACGGTTTTTCCGTTTTGGTGGGGGATAATGCGCCTAAAGGTTCGAACTATTGGGGCGGAACGAAATACAAAATGATTGAAGATCTGCGTAATGCAGGTTACAACGTTTTTGAAGCAAGTGTGAGTGCATTTGGTAGTAACTGGGATCGTGCGTCTGAGCTATATGCTTACATTAAAGGTGGCATCGTCGATTATGGTGCGGCACATGCTACAAAATATGGTCACGAACGCTATGGTAGAACGTACGAAGGCATTTTACCGAATTGGCATCCTGGACAAAGAATTCATTTAGTTGGTCATAGTATGGGAGGCCAAACGATTCGTCTATTAGAACAGTTATTGCGTCAAGGAGACTCAGAAGAAATTGCTTATCAAAAAGAACATGGTGGCACAATCAGTGAACTCTTCCAAGGTCATCATGACAATATGGTGACTTCGATTACGACAATTGCTACACCGCATAATGGAACAGTGGCTTCAGATGATTTAGGCAATACTGAATTTATTAAACGTTTATTATACGAATACAATATCTTTGCTGGTCGTAAAGGTCAAAAAATTGATTATGGACTAAAACAGTGGGGATTAGCGCAACGTGAGGGAGAAACGTATGCGGAATATGCAAAACGCGTCAGCAATAGTCCTTTGTTTACATCTAAAGATACAGCGCTATATGATTTAACACGTGAAGGTGCAAGTATATTAAATGCCCGTGTCGATTTGAATCCTGATGTTTATTATAAATCTTATACAGGCTCAGCGACATATGAAACGATTTTTGGTACACAAATTGCTGATCCGTATATGAATATTGGCCACGTCTTAACAGGCGATTTAATTGGGATGACAGATGATCCAGCTTGGAGAGAAAATGACGGTCTCGTGTCAGTTATTTCATCACAACACCCTGATGATGAAGCGTTCGAAAATGTCGACTTTAATGCACCCGCAGTCAAAGGTATTTGGCAAGTGACACCAACATTAAACGGTTGGGATCACACGGACTTTACAGGTCAAGATGCACTCGACTGGCATCATCCAGGTGCAGAGTTACAAAAATTTTACCATGACTTAGTGGAAGATTTAGTACGTAAAGAAGCATAGCACAAAAGAAAAGCCCAACATCTCTATCGCAGGAATGTTGGGCATTGGTTTATCTAGTATTCAATATTTGGTGCTTTATTCACATGTTGTTGATAACGTTTTAAAGCAACAAAAGCAGCAGTGAGTACAGTTGCAACGACTAATAATTTTTTCATACTAGCAACTCCTTTACTCGTAGTAGTTTAATTCTAAGTCTTTAGAAGTTTGTTGACGTGTTTTTCTCATTAAGTCAACATCTTCAATTAATGATTGACCATATGAAGGAATCATTTTTTGTAATTTTGGTGTCCATTCAGACTCATATTCAGCAAAGTTGCGTTCTAATACTTCAAGTGCAACAGAGACTGACGTAGAAGCCCCTGGTGATTCACCTAATAATGCGATAACAGTATGGTCTTGTGAGTTAACCACTTCTGTACCGAATTGGATGAATCCTTTACCGTATTCTTCAGTGTCTTTGATGACTTGAACACGTTTACCCGCTGTATATAATTCCCAATCTTGATCTTTTGCTTCAGGGTAGAATGTACGTAAGTGGTTCATGCAACCCTCTTTAGTCATTAAGATTTGATCGATTGAGTATTTGATTAATGGTAAGTTTTTCACTGCCGCAGCAAGTAAAGTTGTGATGTTGTATGGTTTAACCGACTTGAATAAATCTAAGTTTGAACCATTTTTCAAGAATTTAGGACCAATGCTTGCGAAAGGTCCGAATAATAATGCTTTACGGCCATTAATGTAACGTGTATCCAAGTGAGGTACAGTCATTGGAGGTGTACCTGGTGGCTCTTTACCGTAGACTTTCACACCGTGTTCTTCGATAACATCTGGGTTAGTACACATTAAGAATTGTCCTGTAATAGGGAAACCACCTAAATGTTTACTTTCAGGAATACCTGTTTTTTGTAACAATGGAATCGCACCGCCACCAGCACCGATGAAGATGTAATCAGCAAGTTGAACTTGAGACTCACCCGTATTGCGGTTGACCACTGTGACTTCCCATTTACCGTCATTACGACGATTGAAGTCTTTCACTTCATGGTTGTAGTGGACGTCTGCATTTTTGTGTGCTTCGATACTTTTCGCCATTTTGCGTGTTAATTCACCAAAGTTAACGTCAGTACCTTCGTCGATTTTACTTGCAGCCATAATGTCACTTGCACTACGACCTTGCATCATTAATGGCATCCATTTTCTCATCACTTCAATATCTTCAGTGTATTCGATATTGTCGAACATTGGGAAGTCTTTCATTTTGTTGTAACGGTCTTTTAAGAACTGAACGTTATTTTTCCCACGTACGAAGCTGATGTGTGGAAGAGGGTGGATGAAATCTTTTGGTGTATCAATGTTTTTACTTTTTACAAGATAGCTCCAAAATTGTTTTGATATTTCAAATTCCTCGTTAATCTCTTTTGCTTTTTCGATGTCGATTGAACCGTCTGGTTGTTTTACAGTATAGTTCAATTCGCAAAGTGCAGCGTGACCAGTACCGGCATTGTGACGTTCATTTGAACTCTCAACACCTGGACTATCTAAACGCTCATATAATTTAAGATTCCATTCTGGTTCTAAATCTTTAATCATTGAGGCGAAAGTCGTACTTAATACACCGGCACCAATAATGACTATGTCTTTTGGTTCTGATTGAGTTGGCATACCTAATCACCTTTCATTTGTTGTTTAGTGCGGAATATGATTGCAACCATGTCCCTCGAATTACTTCATATATATTATAATACATTTTCTATCATGACGAAAACATATCACTCTAAGTATGGTTGAAACAAAAAATAAAAATTTGTGACGCATCAATAAAAGTAATCATAGAGGGGATCATACGCGTTACTCTATTAATAATAACCCGTATTAAAGGATTGAATCAATGGTTTTTATTAAGAATTAAAATGTTTTTCAAATTGATAAAAATAAGTAAAGATAAAAAGAGAATAAAGATGCTACGTAAGATCATGTCATTGTTTATTCAGGTATTCTAGCAAATTTTTTGATCATTTTTAGCGCCACTCCCTCAGCAACATGCCTTCTTAAAGCCAGCACTTGAATATTTTTTCGTTTATTTTCAAACTTAACTAAAGTTTAAAAGGTATTAAATTTTTAATTGATTTGATTAATCAGATATATAGACAAACGATGAAAACTAATTAAACACCATGTACAGCCTTTATTTAAGCGATTTTATTTGTCTATTTTTTCGTTTATACAAATATTCCATTACATAAAATTAATGCATTATTATTAGTAAAAAAAACAAACGATGAAATCTGTTATATTTAAAACAAGATAAAGAGAAATATTATATTGCGCGCATGATAAAAACGTATTATTATCTATTAATGCAGTGGCAGCAGGTTTGAACCTCATGGAAATTTATTATATGGGAGTTTTGCAATGACAAGAAAATTTAGGGAATTTAAAAAGAGTTTAATACAGGAAACCGCAAGAGTGAAACTTTACAAGTCAGGTAAAAGTTGGGTAAAGGCGAGTATTAGAGAATTTCATTTTCTCAAAGCACTCGGTCTCTCATTTTTAAGTCATGACATTGTAAAAAATGAAGAAGGAGAAGTCACAGTCGCGTTTGGTGACAAGGTGAAACAGCAGGCACTGCGGACAACCGCCATTGCAGGGGGCATGTTTACGGTTAATATGTTGCACGATCAACAAGCATTTGCTGCATCTGACGCACCACTGACTTCAGAAATTTCAACAAAAAGCCAAACTGTAGGGGATCAAACATCTATTACGATTGAAAAATCAACTTCTGGAGATAGCCAAAGTCAACAAGGCGTAGAGAGCGAACGTAATGCAGATTCTGAAGCAACGCCAGTATCAACGCATCAAACCAATGCTGCCTCATCAGAATCAACAAGTCGTCTTTCTGCATCTCAATCAGCGTCGATGTCCACTTCAGATTCAAAATCAGTATCAACATCTGAGTCTGATTCAAGATCAGTATCAGCATCAACATCAGCTTCGGACGCTGCTAAAGCTGAATCAGAAAGCAGCCAGTCAAACCAAGATGAAACAAGCCAATCTGCAAGCAGTGAATCCGAAAGTAAGTCAACAGAAAAAGATACAAAAGTAGTGTCACAACAGCATCAAGCAAGTGCAGTAGTCCAAAATATTTCGAGTACTTCTATTGATAGTCGTACGAATCATCGCAATGATTCATTGAGCCAGATTAAAAATGAAGCTAAAAACGAATCGTTAGCACAATCACCATTCTCTGCGACACAAAGTCCAGATTCAGCAGTACAACGTGTGAATATTCAACCACGTTCAGCGCAAGGGTATTCAGGTTTTAGAGCTGCCGGAGATTCTACAGCTAATAGCAATGTACTTCCTAGACGTGATAAGAGTAAGCCGTTCACAGAAAGGTCCAAAGTATCGAAAGTGTATGTGAATCAAGCTACAGGTTATAACCCTTATTATCCTATTTTCTCTAAAACAGTCATCTACAGTGATGGTAAAACCATGGAGGTTTTTAACTTAATCACTATAGACAATCCAAATACACCACAAATCGAAAAGAATGGGTGGCCAACAACTGTAAACACTTTTCCTATTCAAAACGTTTATGATGGTAATCAAAATCCTTTTGGCAAGTTGAAGCTCGGAACTGGGTATGGTACGCCAACGATCCAACAAGGTGTTTGGGATAATAATGCAAAGACTTGGATTGGCGGTACTTCTCCAAAAGCAGCTTTAGGTAACGCGAAGGATGGTTATTATTGGCAAGGTATAAATTTTTATAAATACATGGCAGAGAAAGGCTATGGTATAGCAGCATGGATTCATGTTCCAATCAACAATCCGAGTGGAGATTTAAATTGGACGTTCCATCCTAACGCACAGTACAAAAAAACTAGGTCGGGAGGAAAATACGACTTTTTTGAAAGTACTTATTTAAGGGGGAAAGATCCTTATTATGCATGGCTGAAGTCGCCAGAAGGCAGTGCGTCTCTTTCTCAATCAACATCTGAAGTGCAAGCGAGTGAATCACGTTCAAGGTCTATTGTGCAATCTATTGAGGATAGCCGTTCTCAATCCATCTCAGATTCAGAATCTACAGTGAAGTCAAAATCGCTGAGCACGTATAATTCGCAATCACTTTCAACAAGCAAGTCAATAGCGGACAGCAAGGCAGCGAGTACAGCGAAGTCAAGATCGATTTCGACAAGCCAATCCATAGAAGACAGCAAGGTAGCAAGCACAGCGAAATCAAGATCAATTTCGACAAGCGAATCTATAGCGAAGAGTAAGGCAGCAAGTACAGCGAAGTCGAAATCAATTTCGACGAGTCAATCTATAGCGGACAGTAAGGCAGCAAGTACAGCGAAATCAAGATCGATTTCGACGAGTCAATCTATAGCGGACAGTAAGGCAGCAAGTACAGCGAAATCAAGATCGATTTCGACGAGTCAATCTATAGCGGACAGTAAGGCAGCAAGTACAGCGAAATCAAGATCGATTTCGACGAGTCAATCTATAGCGGACAGTAAGGCAGCAAGTACAGCGAAATCAAAATCGATTTCGACGAGTCAATCTATAGCGGACAGCAAGGCGGCAAGTACGGCGAAATCAAGATCGATTTCAACGAGCGAATCATTAAGTACAGCGAAGTCGAAATCCATTTCAACGAGCGAATCATTAAGTACAGCGAAGTCGAAATCCATTTCAACGAGCGAGTCATTAAGTACAGCGAAGTCGAAATCCATTTCAACGAGTGAGTCATTAAGCACAGCGAAATCGAAATCCATTTCAACGAGCGAGTCATTAAGCACAGCGAAGTCGAAATCCATTTCAACGAGTGAGTCATTAAGCACAGCGAAATCGAAATCCATTTCAACGAGTGAGTCATTAAGCACAGCGAAATCGAAATCCATTTCAACGAGTGAGTCATTAAGCACAGCGAAATCGAAATCCATTTCAACGAGTGAGTCATTAAGCACAGCGAAATCAAAATCGATTTCAACGAGTGAGTCACTAAGTACAGAGAAATCAAAATCGATTTCAACGAGCGAGTCGTTAAGCACAGCGAAATCGAAATCCATTTCAACGAGTGAGTCATTAAGCACAGAGAAATCAAAATCGATTTCAACGAGCGAATCATTAAGTACAGCGAAGTCGAAATCCATTTCAACGAGCGAATCATTAAGTACAGCGAAGTCGAAATCCATTTCAACGAGTGAGTCACTAAGTACAGAGAAATCAAAATCGATTTCAACGAGCGAATCATTAAGTACAGCGAAGTCGAAATCCATTTCAACGAGCGAATCATTAAGTACAGCGAAGTCGAAATCCATTTCAACGAGTGAGTCACTAAGTACAGAGAAATCAAAATCGATTTCAACGAGCGAGTCACTAAGCACAGCGAAATCGAAGTCGATTTCAACGAGCGAGTCAGAAAGCACAGCGAAATCGAAATCCATTTCAACGAGCGAATCATTAAGTACAGCGAAGTCGAAATCCATTTCAACGAGTGAGTCGGATAGTACATCAACATCAGCGTCAACAAGCGACTCAGACAGCACATCAACATCGTTGTCAAAGTCGACATCGACGAGTGAGTCAGATAGTACATCAACATCGTTGTCAAAATCGACATCGACAAGTGAGTCAGATAGTGCATCAACATCAACGTCGATGAGTGAGTCAGATAGTACATCAACATCATTGTCTAAGTCGACATCAACAAGTGAATCCGATAGTACATCAGCGTCAACGTCAACAAGCGAGTCAGACAGTACGTCAACATCGTTGTCTAAGTCGACATCGACGAGTGAGTCGGATAGCACATCAGCGTCAACGTCAACAAGCGAGTCAGACAGTGCATCAGCATCAACGTCAACAAGCGAGTCAGACAGTACGTCAACATCGTTGTCAAAGTCGACATCAACAAGTGAATCCGATAGTACATCAGCGTCAACGTCAACAAGCGAGTCAGACAGTACGTCAACATCATTGTCTAAGTCGACATCAACAAGTGAGTCAGATAGTACATCAACATCAACGTCAACAAGCGAATCAGACAGCACGTCAACGTCGTTATCTAAGTCGACATCAACGAGTGAGTCGGATAGTACATCAGCGTCAACGTCAACAAGTGACTCAGACAGTACGTCAACATCGTTGTCTAAATCGGCATCGACAAGTGAGTCGGATAGCACATCAGCGTCAACGTCAACAAGCGAGTCAGACAGTACGTCAACCTCATTGTCTAAGTCGACATCAACAAGTGAGTCAGATAGTACATCAGCATCAACGTCAACAAGCGAATCAGACAGTACGTCAACATCGTTGTCAAAGTCGACATCGACGAGTGAGTCGGATAGCACATCAGCGTCAACGTCAACAAGCGAGTCAGACAGTACGTCAACATCATTGTCAAAATCGACATCGACAAGTGAATCCGATAGTACATCAGCATCAACGTCAACAAGCGAATCAGACAGTACGTCAACATCGTTGTCTAAATCGACATCGACAAGTGAATCCGATAGTACATCAGCATCAACGTCAACAAGTGAGTCGGATAGTACATCAACATCGTTATCTAAGTCGACATCGACAAGTGAGTCAGATAGTACATCAGCGTCAACGTCAACAAGCGACTCAGACAGTACGTCAACATCATTGTCAAAATCGACATCGACAAGTGAATCCGATAGTGCATCAGCATCAACGTCAACAAGTGATTCAGATAGTACGTCAGCATCAACGTCAACAAGCGACTCAGACAGTACGTCAACATCATTGTCAAAATCGACATCGACAAGTGAATCCGATAGTACATCAGCATCAACGTCAACAAGCGAATCAGACAGTACGTCAACATCGTTGTCTAAATCGACATCGACAAGTGAATCCGATAGTACATCAGCATCAACGTCAACAAGTGAGTCGGATAGTACATCAACATCGTTATCTAAGTCGACATCGACAAGTGAGTCAGATAGTACATCAGCGTCAACGTCAACAAGCGAGTCAGACAGTACGTCAACATCATTGTCAAAATCGACATCGACAAGTGAATCCGATAGTGCATCAGCATCAACGTCAACAAGTGATTCAGATAGTACGTCAACATCATTGTCTAAGTCGACATCGACAAGTGAATCCGATAGTGCATCAGCATCAACGTCAACAAGCGACTCAGACAGTACGTCAACGTCGTTATCTAAGTCGACATCAACGAGTGAGTCAGATAGTACATCAACATCATTGTCTAAATCAACATCGACAAGTGAGTCGGATAGTGCATCAGCATCAACGTCAACAAGCGAGTCAGACAGTACGTCAACATCATTGTCTAAGTCGACATCGACAAGCGAGTCAGACAGTGCATCAGCATCAACGTCAACAAGCGAGTCAGACAGTACGTCA
Above is a genomic segment from Staphylococcus delphini containing:
- the lip gene encoding YSIRK-targeted triacylglycerol lipase yields the protein MEKFNKCNTFALRKLSMGVSSIMIASGLFIVAGQDGQAAENAQVADVQQQDITQKPQESNEAQIEVKQQDITQSQPQETKKVLGSSDSISLNDKPETSESPLVKQPAPSEKTTTDPTEVDHKKVSDTLPQRPPVTEKGNSKTMVSEKDTSQTAPTEKPELDPEFSVVDRQNKDKDLEEQTKPAQKPELDPEFSVVDQQNKDKNPKNKTEQQSKATEAPKKDVKPKPAEQTKKVVAPRSKATAQPARTTSHGQTQTTPAPTITDKVKSLVKSKFINRDPIIFVHGFSVLVGDNAPKGSNYWGGTKYKMIEDLRNAGYNVFEASVSAFGSNWDRASELYAYIKGGIVDYGAAHATKYGHERYGRTYEGILPNWHPGQRIHLVGHSMGGQTIRLLEQLLRQGDSEEIAYQKEHGGTISELFQGHHDNMVTSITTIATPHNGTVASDDLGNTEFIKRLLYEYNIFAGRKGQKIDYGLKQWGLAQREGETYAEYAKRVSNSPLFTSKDTALYDLTREGASILNARVDLNPDVYYKSYTGSATYETIFGTQIADPYMNIGHVLTGDLIGMTDDPAWRENDGLVSVISSQHPDDEAFENVDFNAPAVKGIWQVTPTLNGWDHTDFTGQDALDWHHPGAELQKFYHDLVEDLVRKEA
- a CDS encoding SE2200 family small protein, with the translated sequence MKKLLVVATVLTAAFVALKRYQQHVNKAPNIEY
- the lqo gene encoding L-lactate dehydrogenase (quinone), which produces MPTQSEPKDIVIIGAGVLSTTFASMIKDLEPEWNLKLYERLDSPGVESSNERHNAGTGHAALCELNYTVKQPDGSIDIEKAKEINEEFEISKQFWSYLVKSKNIDTPKDFIHPLPHISFVRGKNNVQFLKDRYNKMKDFPMFDNIEYTEDIEVMRKWMPLMMQGRSASDIMAASKIDEGTDVNFGELTRKMAKSIEAHKNADVHYNHEVKDFNRRNDGKWEVTVVNRNTGESQVQLADYIFIGAGGGAIPLLQKTGIPESKHLGGFPITGQFLMCTNPDVIEEHGVKVYGKEPPGTPPMTVPHLDTRYINGRKALLFGPFASIGPKFLKNGSNLDLFKSVKPYNITTLLAAAVKNLPLIKYSIDQILMTKEGCMNHLRTFYPEAKDQDWELYTAGKRVQVIKDTEEYGKGFIQFGTEVVNSQDHTVIALLGESPGASTSVSVALEVLERNFAEYESEWTPKLQKMIPSYGQSLIEDVDLMRKTRQQTSKDLELNYYE